A genomic stretch from Thunnus maccoyii chromosome 19, fThuMac1.1, whole genome shotgun sequence includes:
- the pus1 gene encoding tRNA pseudouridine synthase A, with translation MFKSRPLLSALVNHKLTSEINSGLYQFFCTMSEGAKDEQTAKLLKRANEENEVSAETVHATKRIKTEGEHAEDEKKYPKKKVVLLMAYCGKGYYGMQRNPGTSQFRTIEDELVTALIKSGCIPENHGDDMKKMSFQRCARTDKGVSAAGQVVSLKVRLIEDIIEKINEHLPQQIRVLGLKRVTQGFNSKNNCDARTYSYMLPTVAFSPKDYDTGNISAFRLEPETLQKVNRLFALYKGTHNFHNFTSQKAPSDPSARRYITEMSCGEPFIRSDTEFAVITVRGQSFMLHQIRKMIGLVIAVIKGYANEEVMERSWGQEKVDVPKAPGLGLVLERVHFDRYNKRFGGDGLHEVLEWDSEEERIKAFKEAQIYPTIVETECQEGSMISWMSTLPIHDFQATSAKTLDDKDQKQDNADEGNDSD, from the exons ATGTTTAAAAGCCGACCGCTGTTGAGTGCCTTAGTAAACCACAAACTGACGTCAGAGATAAACA GTGGACTTTATCAGTTCTTTTGCACCATGAGTGAAGGAGCCAAAGATGAGCAGACAGCCAAGCTGTTGAAAAGAGCCAATGAGGAAAATGAAGTCTCTGCTGAGACAGTGCACGccacaaaaagaataaaaacagaagggGAACATGCTgaagatgaaaagaaatatCCCAAGAAGAAAGTGGTACTCCTCATGGCATACTGTGGAAAGGGATACTACGGCATGCAG agaaATCCTGGCACCTCTCAGTTTAGGACCATTGAAGATGAACTGGTCACTGCACTTATTAAATCTGGTTGCATTCCTGAAAACCATGGCGATGACATGAAGAAGATGTCTTTCCAAAGATGTGCCAGAACAGACAAG GGTGTGTCTGCAGCTGGCCAAGTGGTGTCTCTAAAGGTGCGCTTGATTGAAGACATCATTGAAAAAATCAACGAGCATCTGCCACAGCAGATCAGAGTGCTAG GTCTAAAACGAGTGACTCAGGGTTTCAATTCCAAAAACAACTGTGATGCTCGTACATACTCCTACATGCTTCCAACAGTGGCCTTTTCCCCAAAAGACTATGATACTGGGAATATATCAGCCTTTCGCCTGGAGCCAGAGACACTTCAAAAGGTCAACCGTTTGTTCGCTCTCTACAAAGGCACCCATAACTTCCACAACTTCACCTCTCAGAAGGCTCCAAGTGACCCCAGTGCCCGCCGTTACATCACAGAGATGTCCTGTGGAGAGCCTTTTATCCGCAGCGATACTGAGTTTGCAGTGATCACCGTGCGAGGCCAGAGCTTCATGCTGCACCAAATCCGCAAGATGATCGGCCTGGTGATTGCGGTGATCAAGGGCTACGCAAATGAAGAAGTGATGGAGCGCAGCTGGGGACAAGAGAAGGTGGATGTACCCAAAGCTCCGGGACTTGGGTTGGTCCTGGAAAGGGTTCACTTTGACAGGTACAACAAACGCTTCGGAGGGGACGGGCTGCACGAGGTCCTGGAATGGGATAGTGAAGAGGAGAGGATCAAGGCCTTCAAGGAGGCTCAAATCTACCCCACCATTGTTGAGACAGAGTGTCAGGAGGGCTCCATGATCAGCTGGATGTCCACACTCCCAATCCATGACTTTCAAGCCACATCTGCTAAAACACTCGATGATAAGGACCAGAAACAG GACAATGCAGATGAAGGAAATGACTCTGATTAG